The Diorhabda sublineata isolate icDioSubl1.1 chromosome 6, icDioSubl1.1, whole genome shotgun sequence genome includes a window with the following:
- the LOC130445302 gene encoding leucine-rich repeat-containing protein 49 isoform X1: MPISNNLVSVAKKGFRYQNCQKTIDNNEERTEKNLLKIGSALPNKNKRSFCIRSHSTLNASVIHDTAAFCRSVTLLTQPDGLYHVSRVQEEKDIHPDRISLDRRGLVSIPIIDGEPKLRLLSLQHNLITNLEMIAKQCFPNLLFLDVYDNQLEQIQYLDDLVNLRVLLMGKNRIKKIEGLENLTNIEVLDLHGNLITQVTGLSKLTNLKVLNLAGNQIKIIGVKDLEGLHSLQELNLRRNRLKKLLGFAEVPNLVKLFVSNNEIQFIEDMSSLAKSTNIKEISIDNNPVLLRGDCMSFLVSYLPLLNKINSMQITDQVRKAAMAWRRNKEVSSSMFMNLTNDVSLTCRRDEVISNARTNWEFLRSQTKCLTTNGNVVERSLNNLKPDLDFIMTPLNKTSNKCLGKIPLLQETKLNISRSLSQDTETSQNTISSNEFFKLPPILVPVIDKIEEKLTIDSYGSSGTSSNDLTEQTNSFVSKEESESDGESDFDVELVKDEIIKQIPLGLPPTPSELTDESIAKNSKDFVITNLPTEITTSSDTTNSSSETKITTRNVRSAGHSKIISTKHFCRASTAKAKKQTSPALPKDREQGGDYLIEICGRHLNVYGQGALRFIDKIWNNNKANDVTTIRFCYVNFNSITGILNKVKHRFPNIGHFVFKETNLTYLGQINAFAEIQGLSSLYIDSEGNPIGGKNWKNYAIFRLAHWGLRMINNKEVSEQDIKVANEEYQGLSDLVLWSLPGCLLQPLLVRMRIDISNNAVGEDAKNWLLTADIDLKTVISKEALQWKKPSQIQEENSMRTKAKQNILNLLDEMKNSMYKLMLLDEEWPNILHGFVQSTLLDYSQIDLYMKKQMQELTR; this comes from the exons ATGCCAATTAGTAATAATTTAGTTTCTGTG GCAAAGAAAGGATTTCGTTaccaaaattgtcaaaaaactaTTGATAATAATGAAGAACGCACTGaaaagaatttgttaaaaattggttCTGCCttacctaataaaaataaacgaagttTTTGTATTAGATCACATAGCACTTTAAATGCATCTGTAATACATGATACTGCCGCTTTTTGTAGATCGGTTACTTTACTTACACAACCTGATGGATTGTATCATGTATCTAGAGTACAGGAAGAAAAAGATATTCATCCGGATAGAATAAGTTTGGACCGACGTGGATTAGTTTCAATCCCAATTATCGATGGGGAACCTAAACTTCGACTTTTATCTTTACAACATAATTTGATTACAAATTTGGAAATGATAGCCAAACAATGTTTTcctaatttattgtttttagatGTTTATGATAATCAATTGGAACAGATTCAATATTTAGATGACTTAgttaatttgagggttttattgATGGGAAAAAACAG aataaagaaaatagaagGATTAGAGAATCTCACTAATATAGAAGTACTAGATCTCCACGGTAATTTAATAACACAAGTCACAGGGTTATCGAAACTAACCAATCTTAAAGTATTAAATTTAGCTgggaatcaaattaaaattataggtGTAAAAGATTTAGAAGGACTTCATTCGCTTCAGGAATTAAATCTAAGAAGGAATCGATTGAAGAAATTACTTGGTTTTGCAGAAGTTCCTAATTTAGTCAAATTATTTGTCAGTAATAATGAGATACAATT taTCGAGGATATGAGTAGTTTAGCAAAATCGACGAACATCAAAGAAATATCAATAGATAATAATCCTGTATTACTGAGAGGTGACTGTATGTCATTTTTGGTATCttatttacctcttttgaataaaattaattcgaTGCAAATAACTGATCAAGTACGAAAAGCGGCAATGGCTTGGAGAAGAAATAAAGAAGTATCATCTTCGATGTTTATGAATCTCACAAATGACGTATCCCTCACTTGTCGACGAGACGAAGTTATATCTAACGCCAGAACTAATTGGGAGTTTTTGAGATCACAAACCAAATGTTTAACTACAAACGGAAATGTCGTGGAAAGGAGTTTGAATAATCTAAAACCCGATTTAGATTTCATCATGACTCCATTAAATAAAACTTCTAATAAATGTTTGGGTAAAATTCCGCTGTTGcaagaaacaaaattgaatatatcGAGGAGTTTATCTCAGGACACCGAAACTTCACAAAACACTATATcgtcaaatgaatttttcaaattacccCCTATATTGGTTCCCGTTATTGataaaatcgaagaaaaacttACTATAGATAGTTATGGTAGTTCTGGGACGAGCAGTAATGATCTTACTGAACAAACTAATTCTTTTGTATCCAAAGAGGAGAGTGAGTCAGACGGCGAATCAGATTTTGACGTCGAACTAGTtaaagatgaaattataaaacaaattcctCTGGG aCTCCCCCCAACTCCGTCTGAATTAACTGATGAGAGTATAGcgaaaaattccaaagattttgTCATCACAAATCTTCCAACGGAAATTACAACCTCTTCAGATACGACGAATTCATCAAGTGAAACCAAAATTACAACTAGGAATGTTAGAAGCGCCGGACATAGCAAAATAATATCcacaaaacatttttgtagAGCATCTACTGCCAAAGCAAAAAAACAAACTTCTCCCGCTTTACCGAAAGATAGAGAACAGG ggggtgattatttaattgaaatatgcGGTAGACATCTTAACGTATACGGTCAAGGTGCTCTGAGATTTATCGATAAAATATGGAATAATAATAAAGCGAACGATGTTACGACAATTAGATTTTGTTACGTTAATTTTAACAGCATAACCGGTATACTGAACAAAGTCAAACATCGTTTTCCCAATATAGGACATTTCGTTTTCAAGGAAACCAATTTGACTTATTTGGGACAGATTAACGCTTTCGCCGAAATACAGGGTTTGTCGTCGCTCTATATCGATTCCGAAGGTAATCCAATAGGcggtaaaaattggaaaaactacGCGATATTTAGATTGGCCCATTGGGGTTTGAGGATGATAAATAACAAAGAG gtATCGGAGCAGGATATAAAAGTGGCTAATGAGGAATATCAGGGATTGAGCGATTTGGTTTTGTGGTCATTACCCGGGTGTCTTCTACAACCTTTATTAGTGCGTATGAGGATCGATATTAGTAATAATGCTGTTGGAGAAGATGCGAAAAATTGGTTACTTACAGCGGATATTGATTTGAAAACTGTTATTAGTAAAGAAGCGCTTCAGTGGAAAAAACCTTCacaaatacaa GAAGAAAATTCGATGAGAACCAAAGctaaacaaaatattctaaatttattgGATGAAATGAAGAACTCTATGTACAAATTAATGCTGTTAGATGAAGAATGGCCCAATATATTACACGGTTTCGTTCAGAGTACGTTGTTGGACTATTCACAAATCGATTTATACATGAAGAAACAAATGCAAGAGTTGACTAGGTGA
- the LOC130445302 gene encoding leucine-rich repeat-containing protein 49 isoform X2: MPISNNLVSAKKGFRYQNCQKTIDNNEERTEKNLLKIGSALPNKNKRSFCIRSHSTLNASVIHDTAAFCRSVTLLTQPDGLYHVSRVQEEKDIHPDRISLDRRGLVSIPIIDGEPKLRLLSLQHNLITNLEMIAKQCFPNLLFLDVYDNQLEQIQYLDDLVNLRVLLMGKNRIKKIEGLENLTNIEVLDLHGNLITQVTGLSKLTNLKVLNLAGNQIKIIGVKDLEGLHSLQELNLRRNRLKKLLGFAEVPNLVKLFVSNNEIQFIEDMSSLAKSTNIKEISIDNNPVLLRGDCMSFLVSYLPLLNKINSMQITDQVRKAAMAWRRNKEVSSSMFMNLTNDVSLTCRRDEVISNARTNWEFLRSQTKCLTTNGNVVERSLNNLKPDLDFIMTPLNKTSNKCLGKIPLLQETKLNISRSLSQDTETSQNTISSNEFFKLPPILVPVIDKIEEKLTIDSYGSSGTSSNDLTEQTNSFVSKEESESDGESDFDVELVKDEIIKQIPLGLPPTPSELTDESIAKNSKDFVITNLPTEITTSSDTTNSSSETKITTRNVRSAGHSKIISTKHFCRASTAKAKKQTSPALPKDREQGGDYLIEICGRHLNVYGQGALRFIDKIWNNNKANDVTTIRFCYVNFNSITGILNKVKHRFPNIGHFVFKETNLTYLGQINAFAEIQGLSSLYIDSEGNPIGGKNWKNYAIFRLAHWGLRMINNKEVSEQDIKVANEEYQGLSDLVLWSLPGCLLQPLLVRMRIDISNNAVGEDAKNWLLTADIDLKTVISKEALQWKKPSQIQEENSMRTKAKQNILNLLDEMKNSMYKLMLLDEEWPNILHGFVQSTLLDYSQIDLYMKKQMQELTR, translated from the exons ATGCCAATTAGTAATAATTTAGTTTCT GCAAAGAAAGGATTTCGTTaccaaaattgtcaaaaaactaTTGATAATAATGAAGAACGCACTGaaaagaatttgttaaaaattggttCTGCCttacctaataaaaataaacgaagttTTTGTATTAGATCACATAGCACTTTAAATGCATCTGTAATACATGATACTGCCGCTTTTTGTAGATCGGTTACTTTACTTACACAACCTGATGGATTGTATCATGTATCTAGAGTACAGGAAGAAAAAGATATTCATCCGGATAGAATAAGTTTGGACCGACGTGGATTAGTTTCAATCCCAATTATCGATGGGGAACCTAAACTTCGACTTTTATCTTTACAACATAATTTGATTACAAATTTGGAAATGATAGCCAAACAATGTTTTcctaatttattgtttttagatGTTTATGATAATCAATTGGAACAGATTCAATATTTAGATGACTTAgttaatttgagggttttattgATGGGAAAAAACAG aataaagaaaatagaagGATTAGAGAATCTCACTAATATAGAAGTACTAGATCTCCACGGTAATTTAATAACACAAGTCACAGGGTTATCGAAACTAACCAATCTTAAAGTATTAAATTTAGCTgggaatcaaattaaaattataggtGTAAAAGATTTAGAAGGACTTCATTCGCTTCAGGAATTAAATCTAAGAAGGAATCGATTGAAGAAATTACTTGGTTTTGCAGAAGTTCCTAATTTAGTCAAATTATTTGTCAGTAATAATGAGATACAATT taTCGAGGATATGAGTAGTTTAGCAAAATCGACGAACATCAAAGAAATATCAATAGATAATAATCCTGTATTACTGAGAGGTGACTGTATGTCATTTTTGGTATCttatttacctcttttgaataaaattaattcgaTGCAAATAACTGATCAAGTACGAAAAGCGGCAATGGCTTGGAGAAGAAATAAAGAAGTATCATCTTCGATGTTTATGAATCTCACAAATGACGTATCCCTCACTTGTCGACGAGACGAAGTTATATCTAACGCCAGAACTAATTGGGAGTTTTTGAGATCACAAACCAAATGTTTAACTACAAACGGAAATGTCGTGGAAAGGAGTTTGAATAATCTAAAACCCGATTTAGATTTCATCATGACTCCATTAAATAAAACTTCTAATAAATGTTTGGGTAAAATTCCGCTGTTGcaagaaacaaaattgaatatatcGAGGAGTTTATCTCAGGACACCGAAACTTCACAAAACACTATATcgtcaaatgaatttttcaaattacccCCTATATTGGTTCCCGTTATTGataaaatcgaagaaaaacttACTATAGATAGTTATGGTAGTTCTGGGACGAGCAGTAATGATCTTACTGAACAAACTAATTCTTTTGTATCCAAAGAGGAGAGTGAGTCAGACGGCGAATCAGATTTTGACGTCGAACTAGTtaaagatgaaattataaaacaaattcctCTGGG aCTCCCCCCAACTCCGTCTGAATTAACTGATGAGAGTATAGcgaaaaattccaaagattttgTCATCACAAATCTTCCAACGGAAATTACAACCTCTTCAGATACGACGAATTCATCAAGTGAAACCAAAATTACAACTAGGAATGTTAGAAGCGCCGGACATAGCAAAATAATATCcacaaaacatttttgtagAGCATCTACTGCCAAAGCAAAAAAACAAACTTCTCCCGCTTTACCGAAAGATAGAGAACAGG ggggtgattatttaattgaaatatgcGGTAGACATCTTAACGTATACGGTCAAGGTGCTCTGAGATTTATCGATAAAATATGGAATAATAATAAAGCGAACGATGTTACGACAATTAGATTTTGTTACGTTAATTTTAACAGCATAACCGGTATACTGAACAAAGTCAAACATCGTTTTCCCAATATAGGACATTTCGTTTTCAAGGAAACCAATTTGACTTATTTGGGACAGATTAACGCTTTCGCCGAAATACAGGGTTTGTCGTCGCTCTATATCGATTCCGAAGGTAATCCAATAGGcggtaaaaattggaaaaactacGCGATATTTAGATTGGCCCATTGGGGTTTGAGGATGATAAATAACAAAGAG gtATCGGAGCAGGATATAAAAGTGGCTAATGAGGAATATCAGGGATTGAGCGATTTGGTTTTGTGGTCATTACCCGGGTGTCTTCTACAACCTTTATTAGTGCGTATGAGGATCGATATTAGTAATAATGCTGTTGGAGAAGATGCGAAAAATTGGTTACTTACAGCGGATATTGATTTGAAAACTGTTATTAGTAAAGAAGCGCTTCAGTGGAAAAAACCTTCacaaatacaa GAAGAAAATTCGATGAGAACCAAAGctaaacaaaatattctaaatttattgGATGAAATGAAGAACTCTATGTACAAATTAATGCTGTTAGATGAAGAATGGCCCAATATATTACACGGTTTCGTTCAGAGTACGTTGTTGGACTATTCACAAATCGATTTATACATGAAGAAACAAATGCAAGAGTTGACTAGGTGA